In the Oryza glaberrima chromosome 6, OglaRS2, whole genome shotgun sequence genome, one interval contains:
- the LOC127778116 gene encoding auxin-responsive protein IAA20 gives MELELGLRLALPSPATSTAAGSELDLLNSAPGSCRKRGFEEALGGFKTDDDDDDGNGRGGDGDSDGEMGNKRRKLVGWPPVKCLHRRRDGGCGGGYVKVKMEGLAIGRKLDLSILGSYAELLDTLHLMFPSTNQEDGHDRRRRHPYAVTYEDGEGDWMLVGDVPWEAFAKSVKRLKILV, from the exons atggagctcgagctcggcctCAGGCtcgcgctgccgtcgccggcgacgtcgacggcggctggGAGTGAGCTTGACCTTCTCAACAGCGCGCCGGGGTCCTGCCGCAAGAGGGGCTTCGAGGAGGCGCTCGGTGGGTTCAaaaccgacgacgacgacgacgacggcaatggccgcggcggtgacggcgattCCGACGGCGAAATGGGCAACAA GAGGAGGAAGCTGGTGGGGTGGCCACCGGTGAAGTGCTTGCACCGGCGGCGCGACGGTGGCTGCGGTGGCGGATATGTGAAGGTGAAGATGGAGGGGTTGGCCATCGGGAGGAAGCTGGACTTGTCCATCCTCGGCTCATACGCTGAGCTGCTCGACACGCTCCACCTTATGTTCCCCTCCACTAACCAAG AGGATGGGCACGATCGTCGTCGACGTCACCCATACGCTGTCACCTACGAGGATGGGGAAGGAGACTGGATGCTGGTCGGAGACGTGCCATGGGA GGCCTTTGCCAAGTCGGTGAAACGGCTCAAGATACTGGTGTAA